From Synechococcales cyanobacterium T60_A2020_003, one genomic window encodes:
- a CDS encoding DUF4335 domain-containing protein, with protein MSIQRQYSLPNCTLMLEGWGNDLPLSDVATTRPVLSMLTSATCLFTGQDQPLTGGREFFESLITCASRYAQEFLSGVPHGSVSDRNQAPVSLAPLSANLHRLTIRPQAFQDDPIKKTNVAPIDLDLSTVHVFDLVEAIDQFYADTQTLPELTPDLVPAPKRNVVASEPVGQRILPAALGLSGLAAAAIAFSYIPVPKF; from the coding sequence ATGAGTATTCAGCGTCAGTATAGTCTGCCAAACTGCACGTTGATGCTGGAAGGATGGGGTAATGATCTCCCTTTAAGCGACGTGGCGACGACTCGGCCTGTGTTGTCGATGCTTACGAGCGCAACCTGCCTGTTTACGGGACAGGACCAGCCGTTGACGGGGGGACGAGAGTTTTTTGAATCCCTGATTACCTGTGCGAGTCGGTATGCCCAGGAGTTTTTGAGTGGTGTACCCCACGGCAGTGTGAGCGATCGCAATCAGGCTCCGGTTAGCTTGGCTCCTCTCTCGGCGAACCTGCACCGCTTAACCATTCGTCCCCAGGCGTTTCAGGACGATCCCATTAAGAAAACCAACGTCGCTCCTATTGACTTAGATCTGAGTACGGTACATGTTTTCGATTTGGTGGAAGCGATTGACCAGTTCTATGCCGACACGCAGACCCTTCCTGAGCTAACGCCAGATCTGGTACCTGCGCCCAAACGGAATGTGGTGGCGAGTGAGCCTGTCGGACAGCGCATTTTGCCTGCGGCCTTGGGATTATCAGGACTGGCCGCCGCCGCGATCGCCTTTTCCTACATTCCCGTTCCCAAGTTT